One genomic window of Psychrobacillus sp. INOP01 includes the following:
- a CDS encoding cyclophilin-like fold protein gives MKKIGIALIILTIVSLFFFFIFPFGQNELSSTMEEESQILTEDLEKKIRFEFADKEILVLLENNNSASAFYERLPLEFEFKDYAHTEKVTDLLDPLPKLEGNFGYDPNLGDFAYYAPWEGLVLYYKDFRYSSGLIKLGEIVEGLDNLKDMEGIVLVSKVD, from the coding sequence ATGAAGAAGATAGGAATTGCTTTAATTATTTTAACTATCGTATCCTTATTTTTCTTTTTCATATTTCCTTTTGGTCAAAATGAACTTTCATCTACTATGGAGGAGGAATCACAAATACTTACTGAGGATTTAGAGAAAAAAATACGATTTGAATTTGCTGACAAAGAGATTTTGGTATTGCTTGAAAACAATAATTCTGCCAGTGCTTTTTATGAACGCCTACCTTTAGAATTTGAATTCAAAGATTACGCGCATACAGAAAAAGTAACAGACTTATTAGACCCCTTACCTAAGCTAGAAGGTAATTTTGGATATGATCCGAATCTTGGAGATTTTGCCTACTATGCTCCATGGGAGGGACTAGTACTTTATTATAAGGATTTCCGATACTCTTCTGGGCTTATTAAGTTAGGCGAAATTGTCGAGGGATTAGACAATCTAAAAGATATGGAAGGAATAGTCTTGGTATCAAAAGTGGACTAA
- a CDS encoding NUDIX hydrolase produces the protein MFIVNVEGAIYKSEKWLLIRRSEKEEHAGGSLSLVGGKVEKEGTSSDILEKTLKREITEEVGIEVSNLRYVNSSSFVTDSGINVVDIVFLCDHESGEAFAKSPDEVDEVIWMTTQQILNNSNLPIYLKENIKLAEKLVNNNTVVIS, from the coding sequence GTGTTTATTGTTAATGTAGAAGGTGCAATTTACAAAAGTGAAAAATGGTTGTTAATAAGACGTAGCGAAAAAGAAGAACACGCTGGAGGTTCACTGTCTCTTGTTGGTGGAAAGGTAGAAAAAGAAGGAACCTCATCAGACATTTTAGAAAAGACACTAAAAAGAGAAATCACTGAAGAAGTGGGTATAGAGGTTTCAAATCTTCGGTATGTTAATAGCTCATCATTCGTTACTGATTCAGGCATAAATGTGGTTGACATTGTTTTTCTTTGCGACCACGAATCAGGCGAAGCATTTGCTAAGAGTCCTGATGAAGTTGACGAGGTTATTTGGATGACTACCCAGCAAATTCTAAATAATTCTAATTTACCTATTTATTTAAAGGAAAATATTAAACTTGCTGAAAAACTGGTAAACAATAATACAGTAGTTATTTCGTAG
- a CDS encoding LysR family transcriptional regulator gives MELRVLRYFITLANERNISKAAESLHLTQPTLSRQLKELEEQLKTTLFIRGNREIILTESGHYLLQKAKEIIDLVDRTEHNLSEYSEDIQGQIAIGCGETEGMRIIAKTFNKLQSKYPNIIFHLYSGNADDVSERLENGLLDFGLLIDPTDKNQYDFIKLPYQDRWGLLMRSDSPLAHKDVIYPSDIVDQPLLVSRQSIVDNQLSGWLGRSISQNPIVATYNLIFNAALMVEEGLGYALSLDQLIDTSSNQTLQFVPLAPPLTANLNLVWKKNQALSPASQVFLKGLQQDIISYSSN, from the coding sequence ATGGAATTAAGAGTGTTACGCTATTTTATTACTTTAGCCAATGAGCGCAATATTTCAAAAGCGGCTGAATCGCTACATTTAACACAACCGACTCTTTCTCGTCAGCTTAAAGAATTAGAAGAACAATTAAAAACTACTTTATTTATACGAGGTAATCGTGAGATTATACTCACAGAATCAGGTCACTATTTACTACAAAAAGCGAAAGAAATTATTGATTTAGTTGATCGAACTGAACATAATCTAAGCGAATACTCCGAAGATATTCAGGGTCAAATTGCAATTGGTTGTGGTGAGACTGAAGGGATGCGCATTATTGCGAAGACTTTTAACAAACTGCAATCTAAGTATCCCAATATTATCTTTCACCTTTACAGTGGTAATGCAGATGATGTTTCTGAACGATTAGAAAACGGCTTACTCGACTTTGGATTATTAATCGACCCTACCGATAAAAATCAATATGATTTCATTAAACTACCCTATCAAGATCGATGGGGGCTTCTGATGAGATCCGATAGTCCACTTGCGCATAAAGATGTCATTTACCCGAGTGATATAGTTGATCAGCCACTTCTTGTTTCTCGTCAAAGTATTGTTGATAATCAACTTTCTGGTTGGCTTGGCCGAAGTATTAGTCAGAATCCAATTGTTGCAACCTATAATCTTATTTTTAATGCTGCACTTATGGTTGAAGAAGGATTGGGTTATGCTTTAAGTTTAGATCAACTTATTGATACATCATCAAATCAAACGCTTCAATTTGTACCATTAGCCCCGCCATTGACAGCAAATTTAAATCTTGTTTGGAAGAAAAACCAAGCATTATCGCCTGCAAGTCAAGTGTTCTTAAAGGGATTACAACAAGATATAATTAGCTATTCATCAAATTAA
- a CDS encoding N-acetyltransferase yields MKITQQWNQEDSDYIRKKVIEHNLSKLPDEVKHPVKNISFILRNEGEKILGGITGTIFWYNLHIDFLWVDESLRGKGYGRQLLDNIEEIARENRCNLIQLDTFSFQAPNFYQKYGYEVVGVIEEHPNKGNQQYYLSKKLTY; encoded by the coding sequence ATGAAAATAACTCAGCAATGGAATCAAGAAGACAGTGATTATATTCGTAAAAAGGTAATTGAACACAATCTTTCTAAACTACCAGATGAAGTAAAACACCCAGTCAAAAACATTAGCTTTATCCTTAGAAATGAAGGGGAGAAAATTTTAGGTGGCATTACAGGAACGATTTTTTGGTATAACTTACATATTGATTTCTTATGGGTGGATGAATCTCTTAGAGGTAAAGGGTATGGAAGACAGTTATTAGATAATATAGAGGAAATCGCAAGAGAGAATAGATGCAATCTCATTCAACTAGATACATTTAGCTTTCAAGCCCCAAATTTCTATCAAAAATATGGTTATGAAGTAGTTGGTGTAATAGAAGAACATCCTAATAAAGGTAATCAACAGTATTACCTTTCAAAAAAACTTACTTATTGA
- a CDS encoding GntR family transcriptional regulator yields MEKDIIKPIKRLSFRDEVYQTLQKSIINLELQPEERLNDKELAEKFGISRTPVREALKRLEDEGLVESLPGSSTRVAPLKLKEAKHAFTVVAALHALAARLASPLLKEMDIEELEFSNKTLKFAIEKGEAIKAIEADGNFHKVFLDVAGNPEITFALERSVPKIQRLEISQFTTLKGLNSVEQHNRIISACKNQEYEKIVRLVEENWLSLGVMLTQQTEPR; encoded by the coding sequence ATGGAAAAAGATATTATAAAACCAATTAAACGTTTGTCATTTAGAGATGAAGTGTATCAAACTTTACAAAAGTCGATTATTAACTTGGAATTACAACCAGAAGAACGCTTAAATGACAAAGAATTAGCAGAGAAGTTTGGAATTAGTCGTACCCCTGTTAGGGAAGCACTAAAACGCCTGGAAGACGAAGGACTTGTTGAGTCACTTCCAGGGTCATCTACTCGTGTAGCACCATTAAAATTAAAGGAGGCGAAACATGCTTTTACTGTTGTAGCAGCTTTACATGCTTTAGCTGCTCGCCTTGCAAGTCCTTTATTGAAGGAAATGGATATTGAAGAATTAGAATTTAGCAATAAGACTTTGAAATTTGCCATTGAAAAAGGTGAAGCAATTAAAGCAATTGAAGCAGATGGAAATTTTCATAAGGTTTTCCTAGACGTGGCTGGGAACCCTGAAATTACATTTGCATTGGAACGTAGCGTACCTAAAATTCAACGATTAGAGATTTCACAATTCACTACACTTAAAGGGTTAAATTCGGTTGAACAGCACAATCGAATTATATCAGCTTGTAAAAATCAAGAATATGAAAAAATTGTTCGTCTTGTAGAAGAAAACTGGCTAAGTCTTGGCGTGATGTTAACACAACAAACGGAACCGAGGTGA
- a CDS encoding SDR family oxidoreductase: MEIKDKVIIIMGVSSGIGEATARLLAKEGAKLVLAARREEKLKEIATSFPNAQIVYKKADVSNYDDVQQVVDLAISKYDKVDVLFNNAGIMPTAPLIETRRDEWKEMLDINVMGVLNGISAVLPKMVEQKSGHIISTDSVAGHVVYPDSAVYCGTKFAVRAIMEGLRQEQRENNIKSTIISPGAVQTELYKTISDKKVSLELHEAQKEWGLSAEDIAQAVAYVINTPDRVSVSDMIIRPTKQVV, from the coding sequence ATGGAAATTAAAGATAAAGTAATTATTATTATGGGTGTGTCAAGTGGCATTGGTGAAGCTACTGCAAGACTTTTGGCTAAAGAAGGAGCTAAATTAGTATTGGCAGCTCGTAGAGAGGAAAAATTAAAAGAAATTGCAACCTCTTTCCCTAATGCACAAATTGTCTATAAAAAGGCGGATGTATCAAATTATGATGATGTACAACAAGTCGTTGATTTGGCTATTTCTAAGTATGATAAAGTGGATGTTCTTTTTAATAATGCGGGAATCATGCCAACAGCGCCATTAATTGAGACAAGACGTGATGAATGGAAAGAAATGTTAGATATTAATGTAATGGGAGTTCTAAATGGGATCTCAGCTGTACTTCCTAAAATGGTTGAACAGAAGTCTGGTCATATTATCTCGACTGATTCAGTAGCTGGTCATGTTGTCTACCCAGATTCTGCTGTTTATTGCGGTACAAAGTTTGCAGTACGAGCAATTATGGAAGGATTAAGACAAGAACAACGGGAAAATAATATCAAATCGACAATTATATCGCCAGGTGCGGTTCAAACTGAACTTTATAAAACAATTAGTGATAAAAAAGTTTCACTTGAACTCCATGAAGCACAAAAAGAATGGGGACTATCTGCAGAAGATATCGCTCAAGCAGTTGCTTATGTAATTAATACACCTGACAGAGTATCAGTTAGCGATATGATTATTCGTCCAACAAAACAAGTCGTATAA
- a CDS encoding sugar O-acetyltransferase, with amino-acid sequence MDMNDFIEFCKVGNPISGEDKALHGLLTQRSYEAQKITMKLNTSYHSREEIVDIFSELTGKKVDASFMCFPPFHTDFGMNITIGKNVFFNTGCSFQDRGGISIGDGSMIGMNVVIATLNHGLDLVTRNTTFPSPVVIGKNVWIGSNATILPGVTIGNNSVVAAGAVVTKDVPEDTVVAGVPAKFMKKI; translated from the coding sequence ATGGACATGAATGATTTTATAGAGTTTTGTAAGGTAGGTAATCCGATTTCAGGTGAGGATAAAGCATTACATGGGCTATTAACTCAACGTAGTTATGAAGCCCAAAAGATAACAATGAAATTGAATACATCCTATCATTCCAGAGAAGAAATAGTTGATATTTTTAGTGAACTAACAGGTAAAAAAGTTGATGCTTCTTTTATGTGTTTTCCACCATTTCATACAGATTTCGGTATGAATATTACCATTGGAAAAAACGTGTTTTTTAACACAGGGTGTTCTTTCCAGGATAGGGGTGGAATTAGTATAGGAGACGGTTCAATGATAGGCATGAATGTCGTGATCGCAACACTTAATCATGGGTTAGATTTAGTGACAAGAAACACAACATTTCCCTCTCCGGTTGTAATTGGGAAGAATGTATGGATTGGATCAAACGCAACAATATTACCTGGTGTGACGATTGGAAACAACTCTGTTGTTGCAGCAGGGGCAGTTGTTACTAAAGATGTTCCGGAAGATACTGTTGTTGCAGGCGTTCCAGCTAAATTTATGAAGAAGATATAA